The Branchiostoma lanceolatum isolate klBraLanc5 chromosome 3, klBraLanc5.hap2, whole genome shotgun sequence DNA segment ATCATGCCAGGTACGGCACAACTCAGGATCCtgtgctgtttttttgtgtgtgtcctgTCTGTTTCTACAACCTCTTATGTAGGTGCAAGTGTTTGGGAATAGATCTGGATAGAAgtaatagatacatgtatgcaaggcAGCAGAGATGATTACAATTGAGTGagatcaatgaggttttatttGGTGTCATTTTCCTGTAAGATAAAAAAGATATTACAAtgtattaaataaagaaatgcATGAGGTATATTTTCTTGAAAGATTCTGTACCGTCTTGCTACTGCTACCTTTTCTTCTGTAAATATGAATAAAAATAGAATGAACTGCTTAGGGTACAATTGTAGCTATAGGGTAGCAACATTGTTTGCTAAAGCATGAACCAGATAGCCACTGTGAAATGAAACACTGGGAAGACTGCAGTGCAAAAGATGCCAGTTTACCGGCCCACTCTCTATACCTCAATTTCCAGGTTGGTCACATGATGTACTGGGGCATGACTGGGCTTGTTTCCAGGGGAGGCGGATCAAGCCGGAACAGAAACCACGGCAACCCACACCCGCTGTATACCAGTCAGAGGCCAAGGAAAGGTGAGGGCACAACACCTTCATCTTATTAAGTTATCACAACACCTTGGTAGGTTATCCACTGatgagatcaaggaggttatataacctccttgatgagaTTAAACATGCTGGGAACaaacatttttatatttttggaaATCATATGGTAGAAGGAATATTGTGTAACCTATGGAACTGCAAAGACTTAAGTACATAAACTTACATTCTACACTCCTGTACAAAGGGTCATAATGCAATAGAAATGTTCTGGAGGTATTGTTTCATGTCTAAAAGGACAACAATGATTAGAACAAACTATCCCTTCAGGCGTCTACAGCAGAACTACAAGACCAACCTGGACTTCATTGAGCAGATCAACGGTGCACAGTCCTCGTGGCGAGCGGGCGTGTACCCTGAGTACGAGAAGTTCACTCATGCGGACCTCATCAGGAGGGCTGGTGGCAGGAAGTCTGTGTTGCCCCAGTAAGTAGAAGGGAGGGGTAAAGGATGAGTGAATCAAGGGGAGAGACTTACAGACTAGGCTAAGTTCTTAAAGTTGTgttatacacaatgtatgtcGTTGATAATGTCAGATATTCTGAAGCTAGCTATTGCTCATCTTCAACTTACAGATCTTAATGTGGCCTGTATGTAATTGACTgttgtttgtccattttgtttaCGTCTTTTCTGTCTCCGACAGCCGCCCCAGGCCTGCACCTGTTTCCGAGGAAACTCGTCTTGCTGCCTCCCAGCTGCCAGGGTCTTTTGATTGGAGGAAAGTGAGGGGACTGAACTTTGTGTCACCTGTCAGGAACCAAGGTAAATCCTCTCTGTTGGCATCTGAGCAGCTGTATAAGGGTGCATTTTGGACATGGGAATGGTTCAATGTTACAGCCTCAAGGTTCTAGCCAGGATTTTATCATAGTATGATGGTAATTGTGAGGTAGTGAAGCGACCAATCTGGGGGACGGTGTGATAGGTGAACTTGGTCCCTCCACAGCGAGGAGATTTTGAGAATATAGTAAAAAGTTGGTATTATAAAGGTACCAATGCTAAATGATTATTTTTAACTGCATAAAAcgtgtggcgtcgcggtggcatagtggcagggtgtttagccccagaacccagagataccggatTTGTTGTGCcgatgggaaaggcactttacacgactttccccactttattcaggtgaaaatgagtacctagcttcagttagggacgtcccttggataggaggttaaatggaggtcccgtgtttgaggagagccatacctcaagcacgttaaagaacccaacacacttatcaaaaagagttggggtccttcctggtgtgtggatcatataaatctgtccggatatgcagcatgtactcttcagtacaaacctggtgtgttacgccttgatgcggtttaccgggtatgcaatacaaacaaacaaaacatcttaaacatgtaaaacataccATAAGAACTTATGAAAAGTAATCTGTGTTATTATGGTATCTGTCCATAGGGCAATGCGGCAGCTGTTATGCCTTTGGTTCTATGGGGATGCTGGAGGCCAGACTGCGTGTGCTGACCAACAACACACAGCAGGTTGTGCTGTCCCCACAGGAGATTGTCAGCTGTGGCAAATACTCACAAGGTGAGTGGAGAGACGGCTATGTGTGCTGTTTAGTAATGCACAACAAGTTGTGCTGTCACCACATCAGATTTTCAACTGTCTGTGGCAAGTGCTCACAAAGTAGCTTTAAGGGACTTATTATTCAAAGCATAACATCTCTAAATAGCTGATCTTTCCGTGTTACATGTCCTGCTTTATTTGCTTTCCAACAATACACAGGCCTATATGTTTTTGCTTAGTCATGATATGGGAACATGTTGAGACCAGGACAGCAAATTTAGAATATGTCTGACGTTTCTCAGACATGACCTTGGCCATGTTTCAGGCTGTGAGGGAGGGTTCCCGTACCTGATTGCTGGGAAGTACGCTGAAGACTTTGGGGTGGTTCTGGAGGAATGCTATCCGTATGAGGGGAAGGACTCCACTTGTAAGGACACCTCCAAGTGTAGGCGTGGCTACGCTACAAACTACAGGTAAGAACAGCTCACATATACACTTCATTCTTCTCACAAGAAGCATgaagaaattagaaaaaaaaaaactcaaaattTTCCTGAAAGTCAAGCCCTATTTTGAACTTTTCTTCCTCTGTTTTCTCAGACACAATCTGTGGGTTATCTATATTAAAGTAAGAATACATAATAATCCACTACGCTACGTGGATGTTATCATGACGTCTCTTACAATATTACCACATGTGGAATGAAGGATCATTTTGTGGGAATCAAACTTTGAACATCATTGAATTTTATAGCTATGAAAAGTGCAGAAAAGATATTACAGCAACTAAATTTTCAGGctgcaaaaaacaaacaaaaaatgttaattcccacaaaattttctttcttccaGATACATTGGGGGTTTCTATGGAGGCTGCAACGAAGAGCTTATGAAACTAGAACTAGTGAAAGGAGGGCCGATTGCAGTTTCGTTTGAAGTTTATAATGACTTCCTACATTACAAAGGTGGCATTTACCGCTACACTGGACTGAGCGACCCATTCAACCCATTCCAAATCACCAATCATGTTGTCGTGGTTGTAGGGTTTGGCACCGAAGAGTCGACCGGAGAAAAATTCTGGATTGTGAAAAACAGCTGGGGGCCCAAGTGGGGGGAGGAGGGGTTTTTCAGGATCCTGAGGGGTGCTGATGAGTGTGGGTTGGAGAGTATTGCAGTGGCTGTAGACCCCATTCCCCTAATGTCCTAGATCTGTATGGTACTGTGCAAAGAGATTTGCCATGTGTGCCTTCCCTACCATTGTAAATCACAGTCTACTGGCTGTAggacaacatttttgttttattacaCTACCGATAATGCAGAGTGCCAAAAACGTTTTAGCAACATATTTAGTAGAAGACCAtttttgaattacatgtatggccacagcaagtaaattttatggatgacatcctccgcagactccaaaattaatgagaaagggcaaaaaaaaaacaaggcgggccaaaaaaaacaagattcctatattttcaaattttgagatcataagtcttgttaaacaagaattgatgcgacaaaatatgatatcaacaggtcttttattcctgtattcaaccaatgaggtttcatatataatataaaacctccttgatttaatgtgaacatgtccttgtagatgtgtatacatctcaatagactaactacaacaaatgcagaaaagagcttgttgtaccatcatctgaagcaactacactgggaattcatatgcgatgaaacaccttgtgtatacagctcaattatctagaccccccccccccccccattatttatataatgtccttgctagaacaaatgcagaaaacagcttgttattataccatcatgggcaggaaatGCATACcttgggtattcatatgcaatgaaacaccttagactgtcaacgtttacgacatatttgccaatttttggcaagTTGACCACCGTcgaagggcaatgaaatttcttgttttttatttcgaaataaggcgaaaattaatgagcgcgctgatgtcatccataaagattacttgctgtggcctataGTGACTTTTAGTGTCCATACCGGTATTGCTTGTCTGCAAGGGGGATGACAAAAAAGTTTCTGAACATTACTGCTACTGATTGTAGATTTAAGTAACAGTTGATAGACAGTTCTATCTTTATTACAGCCGTCCATAACCAAAGAATGCACTCAATGGAATGTAAATTTTTTGCTGCAATCTTTGGGAACTGGTTGCCAAGTTGCAGTGTTGCAATGATCACTGATTCACTGTTACAAAGAATTTTAACACTTTTGACTCAGCAAGACCACATATTGAAATAAACAGTTGAAAATAAGTTTTGTACTGTGCTGTTGATTTTATTTGTCTTACTCTACTTTATTAGCCAGATCGTTGATCCATAGACAGTAGAAAACTGTGCTTCTGATAAAGGCTACAGGGAGCTCATTGTTTAATCTATTTTTTGTATgtgatatgtacattgtatggacTAGTAGTCCACTGTATTCTGGTGCTGTAGTGGCCTGgacacttttctttctttttgtagttttctttctgaccaTAACGGTATTGTATGGACTACGTCTTCTTTACGATGATTCTGACCCTTTCCCACCCAGGTACGTAGGCGGGTTCTACGGCGGCTGTAATGAGGAGCTGATGCAACTGGAGCTGGTGAAGAACGGCCCGATGGCCGTGGCCTTCGAGGTCTACAACGACTTCATGCACTACAAGGGAGGCATCTACGAGCACACCGAACTCAGCGACCCCTTCAACCCATTCGAAATCACCAACCACGCCGTGCTGCTGGTGGGGTACGGGACGGACCCCGAAACCGGCGCCAAGTTCTGGACCGTGAAGAACAGCTGGGGGGACACGTGGGGGGAGGAGGGGTACTTCCGCATCCGCAGGGGCACGGACGAGTGTGCCATCGAGAGCATCGCTGTGGCTGCTGACCCAATCCCCCTCATGTCCTAGAGGGCTGGTGTGTTCCACTTGTCTCAG contains these protein-coding regions:
- the LOC136430209 gene encoding dipeptidyl peptidase 1-like isoform X1 → MARGTLWTLCGLAVLLVPLVVADTPANCTYADMLGTWKFSVSKGGNDKTLDCTDPGPATNTITVQFSHFSTATVMSSDGYNFDVNGYWTLIYNQGFEFRVMNRKFFAFFKWKGEGKNVTSMCGEIMPGWSHDVLGHDWACFQGRRIKPEQKPRQPTPAVYQSEAKERRLQQNYKTNLDFIEQINGAQSSWRAGVYPEYEKFTHADLIRRAGGRKSVLPHRPRPAPVSEETRLAASQLPGSFDWRKVRGLNFVSPVRNQGQCGSCYAFGSMGMLEARLRVLTNNTQQVVLSPQEIVSCGKYSQGCEGGFPYLIAGKYAEDFGVVLEECYPYEGKDSTCKDTSKCRRGYATNYRYVGGFYGGCNEELMQLELVKNGPMAVAFEVYNDFMHYKGGIYEHTELSDPFNPFEITNHAVLLVGYGTDPETGAKFWTVKNSWGDTWGEEGYFRIRRGTDECAIESIAVAADPIPLMS
- the LOC136430209 gene encoding dipeptidyl peptidase 1-like isoform X2, whose protein sequence is MARGTLWTLCGLAVLLVPLVVADTPANCTYADMLGTWKFSVSKGGNDKTLDCTDPGPATNTITVQFSHFSTATVMSSDGYNFDVNGYWTLIYNQGFEFRVMNRKFFAFFKWKGEGKNVTSMCGEIMPGWSHDVLGHDWACFQGRRIKPEQKPRQPTPAVYQSEAKERRLQQNYKTNLDFIEQINGAQSSWRAGVYPEYEKFTHADLIRRAGGRKSVLPHRPRPAPVSEETRLAASQLPGSFDWRKVRGLNFVSPVRNQGQCGSCYAFGSMGMLEARLRVLTNNTQQVVLSPQEIVSCGKYSQGCEGGFPYLIAGKYAEDFGVVLEECYPYEGKDSTCKDTSKCRRGYATNYRYIGGFYGGCNEELMKLELVKGGPIAVSFEVYNDFLHYKGGIYRYTGLSDPFNPFQITNHVVVVVGFGTEESTGEKFWIVKNSWGPKWGEEGFFRILRGADECGLESIAVAVDPIPLMS